AGCGCTGACTAATCCATCTGGTTTTTGAATTTTTCGATTGGGATTATTCATAAATACCTCCTAAAAGCATCAATTTTGTTCAACGAGTGTTTTTAATCCGGAAAGAAGAAAGTAATCTAAATTAATTAGCCGTTTCATCTTATTAAAAGGTCTACAACATATGCTGCAATTGTTAGCTTCCCAGATTTCGTTATACTTCTGTTATTCTTCTGTTATTCAGAAACAGGAAAAACAACAATTTTTTTTGCTTGCACACTTAGTAATGTATCTTGAGTTTTAAACAAAAATCAAGATATAGTTCGGCGTTTAGGATAGATTTAAATGCATTAATATGAACTAATAAATAGAATGATGTTCAATACGTTTATCAACCAGGTATACCTAGAAGTATAAATACCTGATAAACGCATATTTATTGCTTAAGATAGTATCTAATCCACTTTTATTGTGTGTCTAAAAATTTAACTTCTGTCTTGTAATGTTACACCGCTTGATAACAATGTTAAAAACAGGTTGGCTTAATGAGCCGCAGAGACACACGCGCTGGCTCATTATTGGACTATTCGCAATCATTATTGTCTTAGATTTTTTAACTCCACCCCCTTATGCGTTGGGGTTTCTCTATACCGGGCCAATTTTGTTAGCTTCTTCACGCCTGAGCCGCTCAGCTACACTTCAGGTGACAATACTGGGAACAGGCTTAACCCTTCTGAACCTGTTCATCCCTAATGCAGAATGGATGAACCTCTCAAGCGTGATCAACCGTACGCTCATGGCGCTGGTACTCGTAGTCACAGGCTGGCTGAGCGAACGCAATTTGTGTAATGAAGAAGCGATCGCGCGACAGAAGGCGCAGCTACAGGCACAACAGCACTTAGCTAGTGTGCGAGAGGATTTCGTGTCAACGTTAACCCATGACCTGAAAACACCACTCCTGGGAGCAATTGAGACATTGAAATCATTGCAGCAGGAAAAATATGGTGCAGTAACAGCTGCACAGCAAAAAGTTTTCGCAGCGATCGTTCGGAGTCACGAAAACTCACTGGCGCTTATCGAGACGCTGCTGGATGTTTATCGCAACGATACGGAGGGAGTGAGATTAAAACGGGCACCTGTTGAGCTAGCTGCCCTAGCTGAGGAAGTGATCGTCACCCTATCAGATTTAGCCTCAAAGCGCCGGGTGGACGTTGGTCTGAGTTATGGAGAATCCAACAGCCGTTCCCCTGTATGGGTAAATGGGGATGCGCTACAACTAAGGCGAGTCTTTACCAACTTGTTAACGAATGCAATTAACAGTTGTCCTCGTGGTGGCAAAGTGGAAATTGTTTTGGAGTCCGACTCTAGCTATCAGGTGGTGA
This Coleofasciculus sp. FACHB-1120 DNA region includes the following protein-coding sequences:
- a CDS encoding HAMP domain-containing sensor histidine kinase — its product is MLKTGWLNEPQRHTRWLIIGLFAIIIVLDFLTPPPYALGFLYTGPILLASSRLSRSATLQVTILGTGLTLLNLFIPNAEWMNLSSVINRTLMALVLVVTGWLSERNLCNEEAIARQKAQLQAQQHLASVREDFVSTLTHDLKTPLLGAIETLKSLQQEKYGAVTAAQQKVFAAIVRSHENSLALIETLLDVYRNDTEGVRLKRAPVELAALAEEVIVTLSDLASKRRVDVGLSYGESNSRSPVWVNGDALQLRRVFTNLLTNAINSCPRGGKVEIVLESDSSYQVVKIVDNGRGITPDELPRLFERFYQGHSDRQSMGSGLGLYLTRQIIEAHGGIVWGKNRFSSGEATERSQRGAAFGFRLPVHQRSEQLSSQP